DNA sequence from the Oncorhynchus clarkii lewisi isolate Uvic-CL-2024 chromosome 9, UVic_Ocla_1.0, whole genome shotgun sequence genome:
GCAGCCTCCGCAGGTGCCAGCGTTACAACAACGCGAAGAAACCCAATGTTGACAGGGACAGATCTGAAGGAGTTGGAGGATGTGAAGACACAGGTGAAACTGTTCAACGTCAGCGACGGTGTGTTGAGCTTTGTTTCTTTTGTAAGGACAGTAGTACTACTTTTTACATTGgactcacactgtctctctccctgcaggtaTACGGGACCTGAAGAGGATGATAGACGAATTGGAAAAGTCTTGGAAGTCTGCGGGACCTAGCCTGGAAACACACATCCTGACACCACTCTTCATTGCAATGACAATACTGATGATGTCTATTTAGTCATGAACCGATTACATGTGTGGCCTATGGAGTGTCTATATAACTCGGGTCTCTCTGTTGAGTGTGTGTCACAGTTTCCATATCTTTAGGAGAAATTGAATACCTACAGTAGCCCCTCCACGTTCAGAGTCCAATACACAAACTGCTCTCAGTCTGTCAGAGACCTTGCAAGAGTGAACATCTCCCGTGacatttataaaataatttacaaaattGTCAAAGCTTGAATGTGGTTCACCCATTTCTGTCCCAGCCCTGAAACTGCATCaatgtatgtatatacatattgTGCTCTGTTGAATAAAATAGACACATACCAAGCCGATTATAGTCAACTctttattttttcatttcactatTAAATTAACACGGTCATAGACATACTATACATTTAGGTAGCCAGAGTATATGAATATATAATGTTACAGTAACCCTTATAATCAGCTCTGTTTGTAGTCAAGTTCAAGTAGTGCGATCTCGGCACAGCATTGACATACCGAGCTTCTGCATACACAAACTCAGTATCAGAGTGGGAGAAGTGCCAGGTGCTTTCCCcctcctctgtgtgtgtcacagtttCCATATCAGTTGGAGGAATGGAATAGCAACAGTAGCCCCGCCCAGTTCAGAGTCCAATGCACAAACTGCTCTCAGTCTGTCAGAGACCTTGCAAGAGTGAGCATCTCCCGTGacatttataaaataatttacaaaattGTCAAAGCTTGAATGTGGTTCACCCATTTCTGTCCCAGCCCCGAAACCCGAGAAGCGCCAGGGTCTTTCAGTCCCACACACCAACTCCGGCTTCTCTGTTGAGAGGCTGTCACAGTTTCCATATCTGTTGGAGGAATGGAATAGCTACAGTAGCCCCGCCCCGTTCAGAGTCCAATGCACAAACTGCTCTCAGTCTGTCAGAGACCTTGCAAGAGTGAGCATCTCCCGTGacatttataaaataatttacaaaattGTCAAAGCTTGAATGTGGTTCACCCATTTCTGTCCCAGCCCCGAAACCCGAGAAGCGCCAGGGTCTTTCAGTCCCACACACCAAGTCCGGCTTCTCTGTTGAGAGGATGTCACAGTTTCCATATCTGTTGGAGGAATGGAATAGCAACAGTAGCCCCGCCCCGTTCAGAGTCGAATACACAAACTGCTCTCAGTCTGTCAGAGACCTTGCAAGAGTGAACATCTCCCGTGacatttataaaataatttacaaaattGTCAAAGCTTGAATGTGGTTCACCCATTTCTGTCCCAGGCCCGAAACCCGAGAAGCGCCAGGGCCACACACCAACTCGGGCCTCTCTGTTGAGAGGATGTCACAGTTTCCATATCTGTTGGAGGAATGGAATAGCAACAGTAGCCCCGCCCCGTTCAGAGTCGAATACACAAACTGCTCTCAGTCTGTCAGAGACCTTGCAAGAGTGAACATCTCCCGTGacatttataaaataatttacaaaattGTCAAAGCTTGAATGTGGTTCACCCATTTCTGTCCCAGCCCCGAAACCCGAGAAGCGCCAGGGTCTTTCAGTCCCACACACCAAGTCCGGCTTCTCTGTTGAGAGGATGTCACAGTTTCCATATCTGTTGGAGGAATGGAATAGCAACAGTAGCCCCGCCCCGTTCAGAGTCGAATACACAAACTGCTCTCAGTCTGTCAGAGACCTTGCAAGAGTGAACATCTCCCGTGacatttataaaataatttacaaaattGTCAAAGCTTGAATGTGGTTCACCCATTTCTGTCCCAGGCCCGAAACCCGAGAAGCGCCAGGGCCACACACCAACTCGGGCCTCTCTGTTGAGAGGATGTCACAGTTTCCATATCTGTTGGAGGAATGGAATAGCAACAGTAGCCCCGCCCCGTTCAGAGTCGAATACACAAACTGCTCTCAGTCTGTCAGAGACCTTGCAAGAGTGAACATCTCCCGTGacatttataaaataatttacaaaattGTCAAAGCTTGAATGTGGTTCACCCATTTCTGTCCCAGCCCCGAAACCCGAGAAGCGCCAGGGTCTTTCAGTCCCACACACCAACTCGGGCCTCTCTGTTGAGAGGATGTCACAGTTTCCATATCAGTTGGAGGAATGGAATAGCAACAGTAGCCCCGCCCCGTTCAGAGTCGAATACACAAACTGCTCTCAGTCTGTCAGAGACCTTGCAAGAGTGAACATCTCCCGTGacatttataaaataatttacaaaattGTCAAAGCTTGAATGTGGTTCACCCATTTCTGTCCCAGCCCTGAAACTGCATCaatgtatgtatatacatattgTGCTCTGTTGAATAAAATAGACACATACCAAGCCGATTATAGTCAACTctttattttttcatttcactatTAAATTAACACGGTCATAGACATACTATACATTTAGGTAGCCAGAGTATATGAATATATAATGTTACAGTAACCCTTATAATCAGCTCTGTTTGTAGTCAAGTTCAAGTAGTGCGATCTCGGCACAGCATTGACATACCGAGCTTCTGCATACACAAACTCAGTATCAGAGTGGGAGAAGTGCCAGGTGCTTTCCCcctcctctgtgtgtgtcacagtttCCATATCAGTTGGAGGAATGGAATAGCAACAGTAGCCCCGCCCAGTTCAGAGTCCAATGCACAAACTGCTCTCAGTCTGTCAGAGACCTTGCAAGAGTGAGCATCTCCCGTGacatttataaaataatttacaaaattGTCAAAGCTTGAATGTGGTTCACCCATTTCTGTCCCAGCCCCGAAACCCGAGAAGCGCCAGGGTCTTTCAGTCCCACACACCAAGTCCGGCTTCTCTGTTGAGAGGATGTCACAGTTTCCATATCTGTTGGAGGAATGGAATAGCAACAGTAGCCCCGCCCCGTTCAGAGTCGAATACACAAACTGCTCTCAGTCTGTCAGAGACCTTGCAAGAGTGAACATCTCCCGTGacatttataaaataatttacaaaattGTCAAAGCTTGAATGTGGTTCACCCATTTCTGTCCCAGCCCCGAAACCCGAGAAGCGCCAGGGTCTTTCAGTCCCACACACCAAGTCCGGCTTCTCTGTTGAGAGGATGTCACAGTTTCCATATCTGTTGGAGGAATGGAATAGCAACAGTAGCCCGCCCCGTTCAGAGTCCAATGCACAAACTGCTCTCAGTCTGTCAGAGACCTTGCAAGAGTGAACATCTCCCGTGacatttataaaataatttacaaaattGTCAAAGCTTGAATGTGGTTCACCCATTTCTGTCCCAGCCCCGAAACCCGAGAAGCGCCAGGGTCTTTCAGTCCCACACACCAACTCGGGCCTCTCTGTTGAGAGGATGTCACAGTTTCCATATCAGTTGGAGGAATGGAATAGCAACAGTAGCCCCGCCCCGTTCAGAGTCGAATACACAAACTGCTCTCAGTCTGTCAGAGACCTTGCAAGAGTGAACATCTCCCGTGacatttataaaataatttacaaaattGTCAAAGCTTGAATGTGGTTCACCCATTTCTGTCCCAGCCCTGAAACTGCATCaatgtatgtatatacatattgTGCTCTGTTGAATAAAATAGACACATACCAAGCCGATTATAGTCAACTctttattttttcatttcactatTAAATTAACACGGTCATAGACATACTATACATTTAGGTAGCCAGAGTATATGAATATATAATGTTACTGTAACCCTTATAATCAGCTCTGTTTGTAGTCAAGTTCAAGTAGTGCGATCTCGGCACAGCATTGACATACCGAGCTTCTGCATACACAAACTCAGTATCAGAGTGGGAGAAGTGCCAGGTGCTTTCCCcctcctctgtgtgtgtcacagtttCCATATCAGTTGGAGGAATGGAATAGCAACAGTAGCCCCGCCCAGTTCAGAGTCCAATGCACAAACTGCTCTCAGTCTGTCAGAGACCTTGCAAGAGTGAGCATCTCCCGTGacatttataaaataatttacaaaattGTCAAAGCTTGAATGTGGTTCACCCATTTCTGTCCCAGCCCCGAAACCCGAGAAGCGCCAGGGTCTTTCAGTCCCACACACCAAGTCCGGCTTCTCTGTTGAGAGGATGTCACAGTTTCCATATCTGTTGGAGGAATGGAATAGCAACAGTAGCCCCGCCCCGTTCAGAGTCGAATACACAAACTGCTCTCAGTCTGTCAGAGACCTTGCAAGAGTGAACATCTCCCGTGacatttataaaataatttacaaaattGTCAAAGCTTGAATGTGGTTCACCCATTTCTGTCCCAGCCCCGAAACCCGAGAAGCGCCAGGGTCTTTCAGTCCCACACACCAAGTCCGGCTTCTCTGTTGAGAGGATGTCACAGTTTCCATATCTGTTGGAGGAATGGAATAGCAACAGTAGCCCCGCCCCGTTCAGAGTCGAATACACAAACTGCTCTCAGTCTGTCAGAGACCTTGCAAGAGTGAACATCTCCCGTGacatttataaaataatttacaaaattGTCAAAGCTTGAATGTGGTTCACCCATTTCTGTCCCAGGCCCGAAACCCGAGAAGCGCCAGGGCCACACACCAACTCGGGCCTCTCTGTTGAGAGGATGTCACAGTTTCCATATCTGTTGGAGGAATGGAATAGCAACAGTAGCCCCGCCCCGTTCAGAGTCGAATACACAAACTGCTCTCAGTCTGTCAGAGACCTTGCAAGAGTGAACATCTCCCGTGacatttataaaataatttacaaaattGTCAAAGCTTGAATGTGGTTCACCCATTTCTGTCCCAGCCCCGAAACCCGAGAAGCGCCAGGGTCTTTCAGTCCCACACACCAACTCGGGCCTCTCTGTTGAGAGGATGTCACAGTTTCCATATCAGTTGGAGGAATGGAATAGCAACAGTAGCCCCGCCCCGTTCAGAGTCGAATACACAAACTGCTCTCAGTCTGTCAGAGACCTTGCAAGAGTGAACATCTCCCGTGacatttataaaataatttacaaaattGTCAAAGCTTGAATGTGGTTCACCCATTTCTGTCCCAGCCCCGAAACCCGAGAAGCGCCAGGGTCTTTCAGTCCCACACACCAACTCGGGCCTCTCTGTTGAGAGGATGTCACAGTTTCCATATCAGTTGGAGGAATGGAATAGCTACAGTAGTCCCGCCCCGTTCAGAGTCCAATGCACAAACTGCTCTCAGTCTGTCAGAGACCTTGCAAGAGTGAACATCTCCCGTGacatttataaaataatttacaaaattGTCAAAGCTTGAATGTGGTTCACCCATTTCTGTCCCAGCCCCGAAACCCGAGAAGCGCCAGGGTCTTTCAGTCCCACACACCAACTCCGGCTTCTCTGTTGAGAGGATGTCACAGTTTCCATATCTGTTGGAGGAATGGAATAGCAACAGTAGCCCCGCCCCGTTCAGAGTCGAATACACAAACTGCTCTCAGTCTGTCAGAGACCTTGCAAGAGTGAACATCTCCCGTGACAATAATAAAATACTTTACAAAATAGTCAAAGCTTGAATGTGGTTCACCCCTTTCTGTCCCAGCCCTGAAACTGCAtcaatgtatgtatatatatattgtgctCTGTTGAATAAAATAGACACATACCAAACCGATTATAGTCAACCCTTTATTTGATCATTTCACTATTAAATTAACACGGTCATAGACATACTATACATTTAGGTAGGCAGAGTATATGCATATATAATGTTACAATAACCCTTATAATCAGCTCTGTTTGTAGTCAAGTTCAAGTAGTGCGATCTCGGCCCAGCATTGACATACCGAGCTTCTGCATACACAAACTCAGTATCAGAGTGGGAGAAGTGCCAGGTGCTTTcccctcctctgtgtgtgtgtcacagtgccTACTCTGTTTGTTTTCAGCCCTTGGAGCTTAGCTAAGTGTGTCTGGTCTCCAGTCTTCCAAATATAATTGTTTATCCAGCCATAGGCACCCAGCCAAGTCTGTCTGTTATACAGTGGGTTTGTACCCAGGGAAAGATTAAATAGCCAGGTCCTACAGTCATGTTTGGATAATAGATTTGTGGTGAGATGTACCAGTCACAGTCAGATAGCCACACTGTGCTGGATACTACAGTCATGTTCGGATAATAGATTTGTTGTGGGGTGTACCAGTCACGGTTCACTATCCAACCTGTGTTGAGTCTACTATGAGTGAAAGTTATTTTAGCCAACCAATGGTAAGTGATGTCAATATAAGGCTGTCATGTAAAAGCACAGGGAATGCACAAATCACATCCACTTCACAACCCTGGAGGCTTTGAGAGAAGTCTAACAGGCTCCCGGTCTACCCCATAGACTACACTGTTTAAAGGCAGGTTCATGTGAAACACAAGACCCGTTTACGAGAGGTGATATTCATCGATAGCCAAACACCATGGAAGGTGTAACCACAAAATATATCGTTACAGAACAGCCTCCTTGGTATTTGAAATCTGATTACAAAGATAGCTTCACTTGTAAACAGACAGAAGGACTGTTTGATAAAGTGGTCGACCTGATGATGTGTAAGCAAGAGGCCCTGTCGGAGAGGGAGAAAAGATACAAACCTAAAACCATACATAAGATTATCAGGAATATGGTGATCAAGGACGCTATCACTATACAACAACAACCGTCCCGTTCGTTACTTCTTGCGCTGATGGACCTAGTTGACATTGAAAGTGGGACAGGCTTAGAGTCTATGGCAGATGTAGACAAGGCCGGTCTCAAGCACGTGATACTGGCATATGGTAACTACACAAACTTCTATATACCAACTAAAGAACTGATAAGCACCAACGGTAAGAAGGTGATTCCAGTGGTCACACAGTACTCTGACAAACACAACTTCTTCTACTGTGACAGCAGCCGGTCCATGATCGGAACCTACACCGTCCTCTTCCTGACAAACGGGAAAAGCAATGTCAAGTCATACTTCATCCAAGAGGTACTGTTTGTTCCTGGACTCGAGAGCCTGGGGTTGCTGAAACATGTCACGGGTAACAAGTTTGAATTTTGGGACATGGCCCTGGAAGTACCCACTCACTCCACCGCCCTCACCCCTTCCTTTAAACAAATACAGCCTGTCCAGTTGTTGCGCACTGAGGATAAAACAATGTCCACCCAGGCTCTAGTCTCTCACCTGGAAGAGATAGCCCCCATGTGCTGTGTGCTAAGCACGGCGTCGCCTGAAATGTTGAAGAAAACGCGGGAGACGAGGGTTGATTGTTTCACGGACAAGGAAGTGATATGTGACCTGAAACACTTCCACTATGAGAACCGTGGCACTCGTACTGTCTACTTTAGAAGGAGCTGcaagatcctggatggcaggcggGTGAACCTGGTACCTGTTGTCATCCTGAGAAAGGGCCAGGCTCTGGCTCCTCAATTGTACGTGTCTACCACTGTGAGGTTTTGCAGGGCCGTGAAGCAATCGTGTGTCAAGGGCAACGGGGAGCTGGTGAGCTGTTGGAATGACACGTTAaaggacctggagagagacacgTTTACCACCGGGCCCGACATGTATCAGGAGATACACGGTCCCGCATTGGCAGCGTTCGTCAAGCGGGTGAATCCAACCAGCTGGTGCAATTACATACCAAAGCACGTGGAGAGTGTTATTGTTGACCCTATCATGGTGGAAGTAGTAGAACTGGCCATTAAATTTATGGACTGTAAGATTCCCAATGCGTTCGCAGTGGCAGAGCTGCTACATTGCCCAATTGAGAAGGTGAGAGACTTCGTCAAGGTCTGGGACATGTACTCCTCTGACAATATCGTTCACGCCACCGTACAAAGGATGCGGACAAGAATGGTGGAGCAGCAGATGAGAAACGACTGGTTAGAGTTGGCCCACGTCGCGTCCAGATACAGGGAAAGGAGATATGGTAACGATGGGAATCCTGATATGGCTACGGGGTTTGAAGAgttgttcaaacaacacactcccGAGAACGTAGGCAAAGCCCAGAAGACGTGGCACTCCCTGATCAAACATGATACGAGCAAGATCAAGGACAAGGAGTTGGTACAGCTGTATGCCACGGCTAAGGTGCTCTTTTTAAAACTCCGCACTTATCAAAACAAATTGAAGAAATATCtgaaggtaggagagggagaagggtgtgATCCCGATAGCGCATCATCCTCCCCACAATCTACCCAAGTGCAAGAGCCTGACATGTCCTCTAAGAACCCGGCCGACGTTGATGAGTACAGCGAAGACGAAGCTGTGCCTGGTGCCAGTGAGACAAATGACACTGTGTACTCTATCGTCACAACCGAACCCATTCCCATTGCGACGTGGATCAAGAATCTTCCGGTTCTGCTGCTGAGCGAACCTTGGTTGAATGATGACAGTCTCCGGAGAGACGCGGTTTGTACTCTCCTTGGATTAGATAAAAGCCTGTTGGACACAAGACACGGGGACACCCTTGCCGATTGGGTCAGCAACAACCGAACCGTCATCAATATACTTCAGAGTTACTGCTTGCAGGACAGACTCAGCAAAGCACTGGTTGATTGCTTAAACTCTTTGGCCACCGACCACTGGAGCCGCAAGATATTAGTATCCTTCCAGGGTACCCGGAGTCAACCGAGGGGTGATTCGGAGCAGCCGGTGACTAACCTGTCCAGAGCCATGAAGGCTGAAGCAGAAAGGAAGAAAATGGATTCGGGTAGCACACGAGTTGGCAAATGTGCTAAGAACAAAAGGCCTTTTCACAATACCAAAGTGGTAAATCAGGATCTATCGGCTTCTAAGTCAAATAAGTCATCGGGCACTAAGTCATCCGTGTCGAAGAGTGACACGAAACTTCGCGATTCAGGAGCTCAAAGGCCTCGTCCCAGGTACAGTGGCGATGACGATGACCAGCCTTGGCTGAGCCAGGCCGAGGaagacaacagtgaagaggaagagTGTAACGTGGATGAAGTTAACATCCCCGGTGAGGAGTTGGAGGCTACAATGATCTACGACGAGAGCGAGCCCCTTGACGAATACGATACCAGTGACCAATTCATAAACGACGGATCTACCGGTGAGGCATATAgcagtgaagaggaggaggacgaggacgcGTTCTGTGCTCAGGTGAAAAACAGGGCCAAAGTGGCTAAGTGTAAAATTAAGAATGTTAAGCGGGGACATAGGTATAAGGTGGAGGAGTCACACTCAGAGTCTGAAAAGGATGCCCGCTCCCCAAAGCCTGGCTGCAGTGGTTTGAAAGAGGAAAGGAGCATCTATAAGCGCGCACTGCTCTCCGACTCGGACACCGATTCTATGATGCCAGAGTACAAGCGTGTCAAACGCACAAAAGACAACCTCAGGCCCCACAAGAGAGGATCTAAACTGAACAGGAGTGACAAGGTGGTTAAACATACGGCTCTCCAGCTCTTAGGAAAGCAAGATAACGCGTGTGCTAAAAAGAGACTGGACAAGTCTAACAAAAGGTGCGAAGCAGTACAGACGGCTAAGACCATACCAAGCCGCAATCGAGaatcccaccaatacaaaaaCAAACTGTCGGATACGGAAGACGACGACTACGAAGGGGAGGGGAATCGCTGGCAAGGTATAAAAAGGGGGCATTGTTCCAAGCTAAAAGTCACTCGCTCTCCGGTCATTGATACTGACTCAGAGCACGAAGATATATGCACGCTTAAGAAGAGGCAAAAAGGCACACTTGTCAATAGGTCCGGAGAGAACCTGGACAACCCAGTAACCGAGAGGTCCCCGGTCCAGCACCAGCAAGACGATTCCAAAAGCCAGCAACCCAGCAAACGCTCAGGTGCTAAAGTCCTACATGGGAGGTCTGATGTGTCACAATTCAAAGGACACGGATTACCTGTAGAGGCTGGGAAAAAGGCAGCCAAGGTTACTGATCAAgctgctgcctggcctgctgaCACCACTCAACAGGATTGTTCAGatcaggagggagacaggggccGTGACCACGAAGGACTAAACAGAGAGGATCACCCTACCCATCCTGCTGAGCCTACATCCGCGGCCGAGCCAGAAGAGCCAGAGCCGCTTTCAGAGGAAGATTCCGACTCGGACTTTCATGGAGGAACAGCAAGGACAGGGTGTAGCCACCCTGTAATGGACTCTGGCGAGGCAGAATATTTTGTTTCTATGTGATACTAGTTATGTCTTCCCGTATAATAAAGAAGCAGCCTGTACGTGGGCCCAGGGGCGATTATGTGATACGATATCTAGAGGGGCTGGCTAACAGCGTGTCTGTCTCACAGTTAGACGAACCGTGCACCTCATCAGCAGTGCTGTCAGCTACCTATTCAACTGTGGCTTATAAAGCAGAGGAACCAAAGGTTGTTGTAAATAACCTGGATAGGTATCTTGTGAAGATATGATACCAATGTGGTTAGTTTGATATGCAAGTTCAAGAAATGTGTAAACCTGTGTGATTGCCCTATACCCAAAGTTATACCCATGCCTGTACGACATAATAAACTTGAGTTAAACACGGCACATGTATCAGGATCTCTTTGTGATTGTCTTTGCATCTGTCTCTAACTTCATGTAGTTATTATAATACAATGAGTGACGCATACAATGGTACCTTTATCACTCCTTTATTATTTCATGCAGGGAAACGTAAGGTACATGCTGTTAGGTAGTATCACATATGTACAGATCCTTCATTCGTGTCACAAGGGGTTCGACTATGCTGTTTACGGTACATGAGCATGTAAGCTACGCCATTGCATAGCATAGATCCCGCTTCGTACGTTGACTTGACATCTTCCCATGAGCACACCCTGACGTGAGAGTCGTCTGCAAAATACCAAATGTCATCGTCTCGCACATAAGCTGTGTAATGTCCACAGTAGTGAGAACCACTGTGGGCTAGAACAGCGTACAGCTTGTATACAGTATCTACCGTGGCTTCAGGTTCTTTCATGATATATTTCAGGTCCAGTGTCTCAGGGAAAGCACACCTCGTGCCTGTCTTGACTATATCAGCTGTATCTCTGCCAATGTTCCTAACCCGTTCGATCCTCATACACACAACCTGCGGTAATGTCAATACCTTGCTCGTGATTTCGATCTGTGTTCCTGTGTGGCAGTGTGTACAATGGTAGTCACACGTGGCGAACGTGTTGTCAGTGTACATTTTGATATAGTCCTGCAGCTCCGTGGGGAGATGAGCTCCTATCAACACGGTGATTGTGTTGGACTTATTGAGTGTGGACTGGACTGTGTTACAACGGAGGCAGCGCACACGGTCCTCGTTCTCAATGTCCCACAGAGAACCTATCCTCTTAGCTATCCCACAGTCGTCTGCTAGAGCGTTGATGATGCACTTGAAGACCACGTCTGAGTCCTCCTGAACGTCGAAAGGCGCTCCTCTGTACGATGTCATTGCATCTACTAGTAAGTTCGGATCACACGGCGACGGGTTGCCTTTGGTCATATCGTAGATGAGACGCTTAAGCTTCAATGCCACCCTATTAGGAGACCGGTGATCGACCAGCCGAATGAGGTCCCGTAGCTCGCTTGTCCCATACAGCACTTGGACAACGCTGTTGATACTGCAGTAGGTCCCGTGATTGATCAAGCCCcgcatggtgtactgtgtaaagGGAGATAGTGATCAGCAGAGACAGCAGGCTTGGTAGAACAATTTCACATTTGAGTCCGATGTGGCACAGTGAACATGGGGTTAGGATATTTAGTACTCGGTCACACTGAACGTAGTCACGCTCTGGAACATCTCTCGGAGAGATATCTTAGACCCCTGCGGGCTCAGTAGAACCATGATTATTGTCATCTTGTAATAGTCGCTAGTGAACTCCTCCACAGGTCCCTGCCGCTTACGCTTTGTGAACATTATAACAGGGGCCCACTTGGAATCGGTCTGGGACACGAGGTCGTGTGTGAAACGGCTGC
Encoded proteins:
- the LOC139417528 gene encoding ubl carboxyl-terminal hydrolase 18-like, with the protein product MRGLINHGTYCSINSVVQVLYGTSELRDLIRLVDHRSPNRVALKLKRLIYDMTKGNPSPCDPNLLVDAMTSYRGAPFDVQEDSDVVFKCIINALADDCGIAKRIGSLWDIENEDRVRCLRCNTVQSTLNKSNTITVLIGAHLPTELQDYIKMYTDNTFATCDYHCTHCHTGTQIEITSKVLTLPQVVCMRIERVRNIGRDTADIVKTGTRCAFPETLDLKYIMKEPEATVDTVYKLYAVLAHSGSHYCGHYTAYVRDDDIWYFADDSHVRVCSWEDVKSTYEAGSMLCNGVAYMLMYRKQHSRTPCDTNEGSVHM